The genomic segment GCCGAGCGCGCTGCCGTGTTCGGGGAGAACGCGGCGCGGGTCTACCGGCTCCCCGGCTGACGACCGCTCGGCAGGCCGCGCCCGGTCGGACACCCCGCACCCCCGGCTCGCTGGCGCTCACCACCCCACGTCCGCGTCTTCCATTGTCGGGGCGCGGCGTGCCGCGCCCGAACGTCCGTCCGTTCCCGGGCCTGACGGCCCGGCCGGGTCGGGCACGCCCGACCCGATCGGGTCACGCACGCGTGACCCCTACAGGGATGTCGGTGGTCTTGCACGCCGGTGGGCGATGGGCAGGCGACCGTCGACGATCGGCCGCGCCCGGACGTCCGTTGTAGGGGCGACGCGTGCGTCGCCCGTCCGCGCCGCAGGCGCGGGAACGTGGCGGGTTTCCCGGGCCTCGCGGCCCGGCCGGGTCAGGCACGCCTGACCCGAAGGGTCACGCACGCGTGACCCCTACGGGGATGACGGTGGTCTTGCACGCCGGTGGACGTGCCATCGGCGACCGTCGCCAACCGACCATACCCGGTAGGGGCGACGCGTGCGTCGCACGTTCGGACACCCCTCACCCCGCCTCGCTGGCGCTCGGCACCCCCTCTCCCGCACGGTGCGGGCGAGGGGGCCGGGGCGCGGGTGGTCTCACCGCCCGCGGGCGACGCGCGGGCGCCAGTCCTCCTCGTCCAGCAGCGCCGCCAGCGCCGCGCTCACCGCCAGGTCGTCGTGCGGCTCGCCCCACCAGCGCAGCAGCCGGCCCGGCCCCGGCGCGACCACCGACCGCAGGCTGGCCAGCTCGGCCAGGAACGCCTCGCCGAGCGCCGCCAGGTCTCCCGGCGTCGCCGCGTCGACCGCGTAGTCCCGGTACCGCCCGCTCTCGACCAGCCCGACGAACGCCCAGCCCAGCTCCGACTTCACCCGCGGCGAGAAGACGACCCGCCGCACCCGCTCCCCCAGCGTGTGCTCGAGGAAGGCGGCCAGTCCCGCCCCCACCCCGCTCGCGTCGACGACCACCCGCTCGGCCCGCCAGGCGCGCGCCAGCTGCACCAGCGCCTCGTGCTGCCGCACCTGCCGCGCTCCCACCCAGCGGGCCCGCCAGACCGCTTCGTAGCGCGGCAGCGTTCCCGGCACCACCCGCACCACGGTCAGCGCGGTCGCGTCGCGCCGGGCACCGGGATCGTCGCGCAGCTCCCCGGCGCTCGCCTCGTCCTCCCCCGCCACGTCGACCGTGAGCGCGTAGCGCTCGCCGGCGCGCGGCGCCAGGAGCGCCGGGTGGTCGCCGCGCACCAGCGCCAGCCGCTCCGGCGGGAAGAGCCGACCCTCCCCGGCCAGCTCCTCCAGCCCGTACTCGGTGCGGACGAACGGGTGCCCGGCCCCCAGCTGCGCCACCCGCTCGCGCACGTGGTCGCCGTAGGCCGGGAGCTCGGCCGCCACCGCCGTCCAGGGCACCCGCCAGACGCGCCGCTGCCCGTCCTCCCGCTCGAGCGCGGTGAGGTACCGCAGCTCGCGGGCCAGGAGCGAGTCGCTCCCCCAGGGCGTCCCCAGGTAGAGCGCCGGTGCACCGGTCGAGGCGGCCATCGGCGCGAAGGCGCTGTCCCAGCGGTCGGGCGCGATGTCCTGCGCCTCGTTGGCGACCAGGAGCAGCGAGGCGGTCAGCCCCCGCACGTTGGCGCTCGGCCCGGCCGACGCGTAGCGCACCACCGCGCGCCCCAGCGCCACCCGCGCGCCCGCCACCTCCGGCGCGAGCCCCAGCCCGGCCAGGAGCGTCGCCAGCCGCGGCGCAGCCAGCACCGCCAGCAGCCGCTCGCGGGCCAGCGTACCCTGCGGCCGCCAGGAGGGGAGCGCCACCACCACCTCGCCGCCCCGGCGGTGGAAGCGCAGGAGGAGCCAGGCCAGGAGCTGGGCCAGCGCCTCGTCCTTGCCCGACTGCCGGCTGAAGAGCCAGAGCTGGGCGTGCGGCCCGCTGCGGTCACCGCGGGCGCGGGCCAGCACCATCGCGGCAGCCGCGGCGACCGGCCCCGCCTGGTAGCCGCGCAGCGCGCGCTCGGGCAGGAGCAGGCGCGAGAAGCCGAGCGGGTCGCCGAGCACCCGGCGCAGGAGCGCCCGGGCCGTCATCCCCGCTGCGTCGAGAGCTCGCGCCGCAGGAAGCGGGCGGTCTCGTAGGCGCCGCTCGCCCCCAGGCCCAGCAGCAGCGTGGCCACCGCCCAGCGGGCGAACGGCGCGAGCTGCGGCAGCACCGGCGCCGCCTCGGCCAGCGCCGCGACCAGCCCGGCCGCGACCAGGGTCGCCAGCGGCGCGTAGCGCACCGGCATCCCGGCCCGCTTGGCCGCCTCGACCAGGAGCGGCACCAGCACCACGGCGGGCACCCCGCCACGGCCAGTGTCTCGACGAACGTCCCTCCGACCATCGCGACCTCCTTCCGTCGTGGAAAACCGCAGGACGGCAGCCCCTGCGCGCCCGCGGCCCGCGCCCGTTCCGTCGGGGTCACGCGGGCGTGACCCGCTGAGCCCCCCCTCGCACCCCCGCCTCCCTCTCCCGCGCGGTGCGGGAGGGGGTGCCCGAACGTCCCGGAGGGGTCAGGCGTGCCTGACCCGTCCGGCCCGGGAGGGCCCGGGAACGGACGTTCGGGCGCGGCACGCGTCGCCCCTACACGGAAAAACGGGCGACGCACGCGTCGCCCCTACTACGGACGTTCGGGCGCGGCCAATCGTCGACGGTCGCCGGCCCATCGCCGACTCCCACCCCGAGATCACGGTCGTCCCCGTAGGGGTCGGGCGTGCCGACCCGTCCGGCCCGACAGGGCCGGGAACGTGGCCACCGTCCCGCGCCTGACGGCGCGGACGGGCGACGCACGCGTCGCCCCTACAGTGTTACAGGGCGCGGGACGGTGTGCCGACCGTGAACGATCGTCGGTCGCGGTCGCCGTCTTAACCGGCCGTTTTCCCGTAGGGGTCAGGCGTGCCTGACCCAGCCGGCCCGACAGGGCCGGGGAACGTGGCCACCGTGCCGCGCCTGACGGCGCGGACGGGCGACGCACGCGTCGCCCCTACAGGGTTACAGGGCGGGGACGGTGTGCCGACCGTGAACGATCGTCGGTCGCGGTCGCCGTCGGTACCCGCCGTTTTCCCCGTAGGGGTCAGGCGTGCCTGACCCGCTGAGCCCCCCTCACCCCCCGACCCCCTCTCCCGCGGTGTGCGGGAGAGGGGGTGCCGAGCGCCAGCGCGGCGGGGGTGAGGGGTGTCCAGCCGGGCGACGCACGCGTCGCCCCTACTACGGACGTTCGGGCGCGGCCAGGGCCGCCTGCTCGGCCGCCACCCGCGCCAGCTCCGCCTCGGGGTCGAGCGCCCCCAGCTCGCGCGCCGCCGTCAGGCGCGAGCGGATCCCGGCGCCGACCAGCGCCACCTGCACCCGGGCCGCCCGCTCCTCGTCGACCGGCAGCACCGGCCCCCACACCACCTCCACGCCGCGCGCCCCGCCGAAATCGGCCCCGCCGAACCGCTCCAGGAGGTCGAGCACCCGCCAGGCGCGCTGCCGGAGCGCCCGCTCCCAGCTGCGCCGCTTGCGCTCCACCTTGTGCACCAGCGGCTGCAGCTCCAGCTCGAGCGCCGCGCCGGAGAGGTCGCGCCCCTGGTCGCCGAAGGCGGCCCGCGGCACCTCGGCCAGGTCGTGCAGCACCTGGAAGAGCAGCCGCACGTACTCCAGGTGCAGCGCCACGCCGCCCCCGCTCAGCATGTCCAGGAGGTAGGCCCGGCTCCCCTCCGGCAGCTCCCAGACCGCCCCCTCCTCGGCCCGGATCCCCTCGCTGGCCGTCACGTTCTCCAAGACCACGATCGGGTTGCCGGAGACCTGCAGGATGCGCGAGAGCACCGTCAGCCGCCGGTTCAGCTCGCGGCAGACGTCCAGGAGGTCGGCCAGGTCGCTCTCGCCCCACACCCCGCCGGGCGACGGGGTGTTCGGCACCAGGACGTAGGGGATCCAGCCGTAGGGGTTCTCCCCCGCGTGGAGCGTCTCCCCCGCCACCACCAGCCGGTAGGTGGCGTCCGTCCACTCCTCGCGCACCGTCACCCGACCGTCGGGGCCGAGCCCCGGCAGCGCCACGCCGTAGACCTGCTCGACCGCCCCGGCGGCCAGCGGGTACTCGTGGGCCAGGGCCACCAGCTCGCGCGGGTCGTCGGGGCGCGCCGCCACCACCAGCTGGGCCGGGTCGACCGTGGTCAGGCGGGGGCGCCGGCGGGCGGCGTCCCAGGTCACCTTGAAGGCGGCGTCGCCCAGCACCGCGGTGTCGAGGGCGGCGGCGTAGTCCAGCCCGTGCCAGTCGTCCTCGGTCGCCAGCTGGGCCAGCGCCCGCTCGGCGGCCGGCGAGTCCGGCACGCTGTAGCGCACCGGGCGGGAGAAGAGGACGCTGGTGACCTTGCGCACCAGGGCGCGGGCGTAGTTGAGGGTGAGGCGCGTCTCGCCCGGCCGGGGGCGCGCGTCCCACTGGCGGCCGTCCCAGAAGGCCAGGTAGTCGCGGTAGCGCGCCCAGCGGGCGCGGTCGGCAGCGGTCGGCTCGAGTCGCGTCGCCAGCTCCACGGTCACCCCCTCGCGGCCTCCGGCACGTGTCCCCTTCCACGGAAGGACACGCCGCGCGACCGGCGGAGGCGGACAGCGCCCGGCGGCTCGAGCAGGGGGCCGGGGCGGGCCAGCGCCCGCATGTCCGTCGAACGTCGGACATGCCGGAGCCGCATGTCCGTCATTCGTCGGATACCGGCGAGCCGTGCCGATCACTAGAATGGGGTCGACGACCGAACGAGCGGGACGGTTCCTCCGCGGGAGGAGGTGAAGCCGACCGATCGGTGTCGCCCTGGCTGCCCAGGGATGGAGCGCGACGTCCGCAGTATCCGCGCGGGGCGGCCCAGGGAGGGAGTGGGCACATTCCGTCGGGTGTGGACCGCACCGGGGGTCGTGGGGTGCGGAGGCACTGGTGCGTACTCCGGTCGGCTCCGTGCGGTGCGGGACGATTTCGTGCACGGTCGTGCGGTGCGAAACGAAAGGAGGGTCTCCGTGGCTGAACGGTTTCGCAGTCGGGCACGCCTCGTCCGGTAGTTGGTCGCGCTCGCGCTCGTGGTGAGCGGCCTGGCCGGGCTCGCCGTCACCCCAGCCAGCGCGGCGTCGACGATCACCGTCGGACCGGATGTCCGGAACGGGTACGACACGAACGATGGCTGCTCGCTCGAGGAGGCGTTCGTCCTGATCCTCGTCCTCCAGGTAGGTGGTTCGGAGACGAACGATTGCGGGAGCACGAGCAGTCTTTCCTGGCCGGTCACGGTCTCGCTCGCGCCGAATTACACCTATACGATTAGCGACGTGGACGAGCTCCCCTGGAGCCGGACCGACACTGCGTTCCCCGAGTTGAGCGGGAGTTCGACCGACGTCACCATCCAGGGCAATGGGGCGACGATCGAACGGGCGTCCTCGGCCACGGACGACTTCCGCTTCTTCTACGTGTCGAACGGCGCGCGGCTCGCGCTGAGCGGCCTCACCCTGGTGAACGGTGACGTGCGCTTAGAGCTAACGTCGCGCGGTGGGGCTATCTACGCGGACGATGCCCGACTCTCGATCGCGAGCAGCACGTTCAGCGACAACTTCGCCGACGAGGGCGGGGCGGTCTACACCGAGTTCGGCACCCAACTCTCGATCGCCAACAGCACGTTCAGCAACAACTACGCCGGCGAGGGCGGGGCGGTCTACGCCGGGTCCGGCACCCAACTCTCGATCGCCAACAGCACGTTCAGCCGGAACGTTGCGAACAACGGGGGCTGGGGTGGAGCGATCTACACCTACGGGCAGCTGTCCATCGTGGACAGCACCTTTGCCGACAACTGGGCCGACGAGGGCGGTGCGATCTACGTCAGCGCTTCCGCCCCGCAGGTCACGATTTCCGGGAGCACCTTCACCGGCAACACTGCCCTCGAGGGCGGGGCCGTCTACGCGGCGAGCGACTTCTCTGTCACCAACACGACCTTCAGCGGGAACAGCACGACGAGTCCGGACAGCGGCAGCGCCATCTATCTGGCCAACAACGCGACCGCTGACCTCGCCTTCGTCACCTTCGCCGACCACACCGGTTCTGCAACGCTCGCGGTCGGGTACAGTGAAGCCGGTACGTTCCGCCTCAAGAACGTCGTCCTGGCCGACCCGGACGTGGACGAATGCGAGAACGACCCCGCTCTCACCGTCCAGACCGCCGGTGTCGTCCTGGCCGACGACAGCTCCTGCTCCGGCGCGACGGTCGTCCCCACCCTCCGCTCGACGCTCGGGCCGCTCGCCAGTAACGGCGGGCCGACACAGACGCACGCGCTCCTTCCTTCCTCCCCGGCCATCGGTGCCGTCCCGAGCGGTGCCTGCACCGACTGGGACGGCAACGCCGTCACGAGCGACCAGCGCGGCCAGCCGCGCCCCAACCCCAGCGGTTCCCCCTGCGACGCCGGCGCCTACGAGAGCGACCTGGGCCCGCCGAGCGGCGGCATCGACCTCCTGGTGACCGGCCTCACTGTCCGCAAGCAAGGACGCCTCACCTGCGCGACGGCCACCGTCAAGAACCAGGGGAGCGCCCCCGCGCCCAGCACCAGCCTCCGCCTGGCCCTCTCCTTCACCGCGAGCGGCGGCACCCCGGTGGCCACCAGCAGCGTCCCCGCCCTCGGCCCGGGCAGCACGGCGACGCTCACCCGCTGCCTGAGCCTGCCCAACGACACCCGCCAGTGGCTGGTCGCCACCGTCGATCCCTCCAACACGGTCGCCGAGACGGACGAGACGAACAATACCCGCGCTGTCCGCTTCCGCTTCCGCTGAGCGCGTCGGCGCCCGGGGAGCCCGCTCCCCGGGCGCGCTCAGGTCATGCGAAGAGAGGAGAGGGTGCGATGATCGACGACACCACGGTGCGAACGGTGGAGCAGGCGCTCCCCACGCTGGTGCGCGCCACCCTGGAGCAGCCGGTTCCCCCGGACGTCGCCGAGCGCCGGTTGGGATAGGCGCTCGCCCTGGCGCGCCTGGAGGCGCAGCTCGCGACCGAGCCGCCCGAGCGCGGGCTCGGGCTCCTGGACGAGGGCCTCCCAGCCGTCACCCGCGGAGAGCGGATCGGCGACCGGCCGGCGGTGCGCGAGCTGCTCGAGCGTCTGCTGGAGCGCGTCTGCGCCCTCCTCCGGGCCGGCCAGCCGCTGGCCAGCGCGGTCGAGACGGCGCTCCGCGAGTTCTTCGACGAGATCCGGCGGCTCCTCGGCGCCCTGGCTGCCGGCGCGGTGGCTGCTGCGGTGGCCCCGGGGCTGGCCAAAGTGCTGCTCGCGGCGCTGGTCGCCTACCTCGTGGCCGTGGTCTACCGGGCGGTCACTGCTGGCCTGTGCGGCCCGCTGCCGGTGCCACCCGACCCGCTGCCGCCGCGGCCTGAACCGGCACCGGGCGCCTGAGCGGAGGCGCGCGGAGCCCCGCGTCCGCGGACCGGACCGAACTCGTCGGGGGTGCGGACTTGTCGGCACGGACGGTTCTTGAGGGAAGGAGGAACAGTGTGCGGACCCGAACGCTGACTTTCGTGCTCGTGCTCGTCCTCGCCTTGCCCGCTTTTCCGCTGCTGGCCCGTCCCGCCTGGGAGCGGGCAGCCCAGCCGCTACTCGACCGCCTCACCGCAGCCCCTGCGCCCGTCCTCCCCTTCGAGCTCGCTCCACCGGGCGCGCCGGACGGTGTCGTCGCGACGCTCAGCGGGACCGGTGATGCCGCGCGCCTGTGGGTACGGGACGACGGCGGACTCGTCCTGCAGGCCGGGCCAGGCACCGTGCGCATCCGACCGGTCGCCGGAAGCGGCACCGTCGTCGCCGGGCCACCCAGCCCGACCGTAGTCCGCCGCTACACCGGCCCGCCCGACCAGTGGCGCGATCCGGTGCCGACCGCCCAGTGGCTGGAGCTGCGGCAGCTCTGGCCCGGCGTCGACCTGCGGCTCGTCCCGCGGCCCGGCGGGTTCGAGAAACTCCTCACGCTGGCGCCCGGCAGGGGAGCGGAGGGGGTCGCCTTCGAGGTGGCCGGAGCCACGCCCCAGCTGGACGCCGACGGGACGCTGGCCCTGACGACCGAGGAGGGGACGGTGTTCCGGGTGGCCCCGCCCCAGGCCTTCCAGCCGCGGGCGGACGGCGGGCGCGACCCGCTCCCGGCCGCCTACTGGGTGGCGGGGCAGCGCTACGGCGTGCAGCTGCTGGCCCCGCCCGACCCGACCCGGCCCCTCGTGATCGACCCGCTGGTCAGCGCGACCTTCCTCGGGGGAAGCGGGTTGGACACCGTGGGTGATGTCCGCCGCCTGAGCCGGCTACCGGACGGCCGGCTGGTCGTGGCCGTCTACACGCAGTCGCCGACCTTCCCGGGCGCCGGTGGGCCACGGCCGGGTGGGCCGGGCGACGCCGTGCTGGTCGCGCTCGACCCGGCACTGACGACGGTCAGCTGGGCGACCTACCTCGGCGGCAGCGGGGACGACATCGTCTGGACTGTCGATGCCACGAGCGGCGACGTCTTCGTCGTCGGCTCGACCACCTCCTTCACCGACTTTCCCGGCACGCTGATCGGGCCGGGCGGCGGCTCCCAGGACGCCTTCATCGCCCGCCTCGCGGCCGACGGCGCGCTCCAGTGGGCACGCCGCATCGGTGGTGCAGCGAACGTCTACTTGGAAGAGTTTGCCGGCGTGCGGGTAGCCAGCGGGGCGGTCTATGCCGTCGGTTCTACCGACTCCGACTGGCAGGCGGCCAGCATCCCCAACGGGGCGTACGACACCTCGTTCGACCGCTCCGGCACCACGCCGCCGCTCGGGGCCGCGGTCGTCGCCCGCTTCGACCTGGACGGCAACCTGACCGCCTGGACGTACGACTCCGTGCCAGGAAACAACTCCTACGCCTTCGACC from the Thermomicrobium sp. 4228-Ro genome contains:
- a CDS encoding choice-of-anchor Q domain-containing protein, which codes for MVALALVVSGLAGLAVTPASAASTITVGPDVRNGYDTNDGCSLEEAFVLILVLQVGGSETNDCGSTSSLSWPVTVSLAPNYTYTISDVDELPWSRTDTAFPELSGSSTDVTIQGNGATIERASSATDDFRFFYVSNGARLALSGLTLVNGDVRLELTSRGGAIYADDARLSIASSTFSDNFADEGGAVYTEFGTQLSIANSTFSNNYAGEGGAVYAGSGTQLSIANSTFSRNVANNGGWGGAIYTYGQLSIVDSTFADNWADEGGAIYVSASAPQVTISGSTFTGNTALEGGAVYAASDFSVTNTTFSGNSTTSPDSGSAIYLANNATADLAFVTFADHTGSATLAVGYSEAGTFRLKNVVLADPDVDECENDPALTVQTAGVVLADDSSCSGATVVPTLRSTLGPLASNGGPTQTHALLPSSPAIGAVPSGACTDWDGNAVTSDQRGQPRPNPSGSPCDAGAYESDLGPPSGGIDLLVTGLTVRKQGRLTCATATVKNQGSAPAPSTSLRLALSFTASGGTPVATSSVPALGPGSTATLTRCLSLPNDTRQWLVATVDPSNTVAETDETNNTRAVRFRFR
- a CDS encoding phage portal protein, with translation MELATRLEPTAADRARWARYRDYLAFWDGRQWDARPRPGETRLTLNYARALVRKVTSVLFSRPVRYSVPDSPAAERALAQLATEDDWHGLDYAAALDTAVLGDAAFKVTWDAARRRPRLTTVDPAQLVVAARPDDPRELVALAHEYPLAAGAVEQVYGVALPGLGPDGRVTVREEWTDATYRLVVAGETLHAGENPYGWIPYVLVPNTPSPGGVWGESDLADLLDVCRELNRRLTVLSRILQVSGNPIVVLENVTASEGIRAEEGAVWELPEGSRAYLLDMLSGGGVALHLEYVRLLFQVLHDLAEVPRAAFGDQGRDLSGAALELELQPLVHKVERKRRSWERALRQRAWRVLDLLERFGGADFGGARGVEVVWGPVLPVDEERAARVQVALVGAGIRSRLTAARELGALDPEAELARVAAEQAALAAPERP